A DNA window from Motilibacter rhizosphaerae contains the following coding sequences:
- the lepB gene encoding signal peptidase I, whose translation MPAASPDRSLLLRGAVVAVLGVAAAAGSRTWLVQAFSIPSESMERTLHGCAGCSGNDRVLVEKVTRRVSGVRRGEVVVFRTTGTAYAALGERDVVKRVVGLPGDTVACCDVQGRVTVDGRGLAEPYVYEDDHRRFGPVVVPAGQMWVMGDHRSDSRDSRSVGPVPEGNVVGRAVLRFWPPSRAGLL comes from the coding sequence ATGCCCGCCGCCTCCCCGGACCGCTCGCTCCTCCTCCGCGGCGCCGTCGTCGCCGTGCTCGGCGTGGCGGCCGCCGCCGGCTCCCGCACGTGGCTCGTGCAGGCGTTCTCCATCCCGTCCGAGTCGATGGAGCGCACGCTGCACGGCTGCGCCGGCTGCTCCGGCAACGACCGGGTGCTCGTCGAGAAGGTCACCCGGCGGGTCTCGGGCGTGCGCCGCGGCGAGGTGGTCGTCTTCCGGACGACCGGCACCGCGTACGCCGCGCTGGGCGAGCGCGACGTCGTGAAGCGGGTCGTCGGGCTGCCGGGCGACACCGTCGCCTGCTGCGACGTGCAGGGCCGGGTGACGGTCGACGGGCGCGGCCTGGCCGAGCCGTACGTCTACGAGGACGACCACCGCCGGTTCGGCCCCGTCGTCGTGCCCGCCGGGCAGATGTGGGTGATGGGCGACCACCGCAGCGACTCGCGCGACTCGCGCTCGGTCGGCCCTGTGCCCGAGGGCAACGTCGTCGGCCGCGCGGTGCTGCGCTTCTGGCCGCCGTCGCGCGCGGGCCTGCTCTAG
- a CDS encoding ROK family transcriptional regulator, whose product MTSTLPAAVAIMLGKITAISAKRAYDLRVSTTPAVSADPLRELNRQRVLEQLSRSGALTQSELGRTTGLSRTTISSILTELRDGGLVEDVRAEDPGRRGRGRPATLVTLAPPPGYAAAVDFGQRHVRVAVAALAPRVLAERVEPFDTPRSGRDALDEAAALLARVIPEAGLEREQLSRVVLGVPGPLDPATGNLLSGVILPGWTRIDPAVELQRRIGIPVTAENDANLGALGEAAFGAAKGLGDVVYVKVATGIGAGLVLGGRLHRGTSGIAGEIGHVQVRTDGLPCRCGSTGCLEAVVRVPQLLADLTPPGGPALTLPRLLERVRAGEPTAVAAMRSAGREIGRVVAPLCNALNPAAVVMGGLLGPVGQPLLDGVRESIDEHAQQGAAEAVTVLAGTLGDRAEVLGALALAAQEAGHRIGPSALAAP is encoded by the coding sequence ATGACCAGCACCCTCCCCGCGGCCGTCGCGATCATGCTCGGGAAGATCACCGCTATTTCTGCCAAGAGGGCGTACGATTTGCGGGTGAGCACGACGCCCGCGGTCAGCGCAGACCCCCTGCGCGAGCTCAACCGCCAGCGCGTGCTCGAGCAGCTCAGCCGGAGCGGGGCCCTGACCCAGTCGGAGCTGGGGCGCACGACCGGGCTGTCGCGCACGACGATCTCGAGCATCCTCACCGAGCTGCGCGACGGCGGCCTCGTCGAGGACGTCCGCGCCGAGGACCCCGGCCGCCGCGGGCGCGGACGCCCGGCGACGCTGGTGACGCTCGCTCCCCCGCCGGGGTACGCCGCTGCCGTCGACTTCGGCCAGCGCCACGTGCGCGTCGCCGTCGCCGCGCTCGCACCGCGCGTGCTCGCCGAGCGGGTCGAGCCCTTCGACACCCCGCGGTCCGGCCGCGACGCCCTGGACGAGGCGGCTGCGCTGCTCGCGCGGGTCATCCCCGAGGCCGGTCTCGAGCGCGAGCAGCTCTCGCGGGTCGTGCTCGGCGTCCCCGGCCCGCTCGACCCCGCGACCGGCAACCTGCTCTCCGGCGTCATCCTGCCGGGCTGGACGCGCATCGACCCCGCGGTCGAGCTGCAGCGGCGGATCGGCATCCCGGTCACGGCGGAGAACGACGCCAACCTCGGCGCGCTCGGCGAGGCGGCGTTCGGCGCCGCCAAGGGACTGGGCGACGTCGTCTACGTCAAGGTGGCGACCGGCATCGGCGCGGGGCTCGTCCTCGGCGGTCGGCTGCACCGCGGCACGAGCGGCATCGCGGGCGAGATCGGGCACGTCCAGGTCCGTACGGACGGCCTGCCCTGCCGGTGCGGCAGCACGGGCTGCCTCGAGGCGGTGGTCCGCGTCCCGCAGCTGCTCGCCGACCTCACCCCGCCCGGCGGGCCGGCGCTCACCCTCCCCCGGCTGCTCGAGCGCGTCCGCGCCGGCGAGCCCACCGCCGTCGCCGCCATGCGCAGCGCCGGGAGGGAGATCGGGCGGGTCGTCGCCCCCCTGTGCAACGCGCTCAACCCGGCGGCCGTCGTCATGGGCGGCCTGCTCGGTCCGGTGGGCCAGCCGCTGCTCGACGGCGTGCGGGAGAGCATCGACGAGCACGCCCAGCAGGGCGCCGCGGAGGCCGTGACGGTGCTGGCCGGGACGCTGGGCGACCGCGCCGAGGTGCTCGGGGCGCTGGCGCTCGCCGCCCAGGAGGCGGGCCACCGCATCGGGCCGAGCGCGCTCGCCGCGCCCTAG
- a CDS encoding ATP-binding SpoIIE family protein phosphatase: protein MTSETRLAALAAAATGLQRTASAAAALEVVARAAGADAAVVWPGSAGTVDAVSWEGAAPERPAARVPFGEVEDWSDADGRRWRVAGLPGGGALALAGGPDEPELLTALAALLEPALAVASASALVQRALLPEALPRLPSIELAAHYAAGSAGGGGDWYDAFELPDGRLGLAVGDTMGRGVGAAARMGQVRAALRAYALEGHPPAEVLRLLDAFVRTFDEAAFTTCAYVRYDPESRRLSAATAGHVPPLVLEADGTGAYLDLDPGVPLGAGTMRQGFSVDHVSGLAVDATVVLLTDGVLGAGVDDGLARVRAAAAGAAGGGAEAVATAVAAVAAPGAADDVALVAMRARSQSPTSEDGTRSLDVELPPSVHAARVARARVLAALADWGHGGSDDAGGPGAFEAVDAVVLLTDELVTNAVLHAQSALRLQLQGRRDVLRVSVTDESPRLPAPRHQEPMAEGGRGLRLVELLASRWGVDPLPLGKRIWFEVDLAAG, encoded by the coding sequence GTGACCAGCGAGACCCGGCTCGCGGCCCTCGCCGCCGCGGCCACGGGGCTGCAGCGCACGGCGTCCGCCGCCGCCGCGCTGGAGGTCGTCGCGCGCGCCGCCGGTGCGGACGCGGCCGTCGTGTGGCCCGGGTCCGCGGGCACCGTCGACGCCGTGTCCTGGGAGGGGGCCGCGCCCGAGCGGCCCGCGGCGCGCGTCCCCTTCGGCGAGGTCGAGGACTGGAGCGACGCCGACGGTCGCCGGTGGCGCGTCGCCGGGCTGCCGGGCGGGGGCGCGCTCGCCCTGGCCGGTGGCCCGGACGAGCCCGAGCTGCTGACGGCGCTCGCGGCCCTGCTCGAGCCGGCGCTCGCCGTGGCCTCCGCGAGCGCGCTCGTGCAGCGCGCCCTGCTGCCCGAGGCCCTGCCGCGGCTGCCCTCCATCGAGCTCGCCGCGCACTACGCCGCGGGCAGCGCGGGCGGTGGCGGGGACTGGTACGACGCGTTCGAGCTCCCCGACGGCCGGCTCGGGCTCGCCGTCGGCGACACGATGGGCCGTGGGGTGGGCGCGGCCGCGCGGATGGGGCAGGTGCGCGCGGCGCTGCGGGCGTACGCGCTGGAGGGGCACCCGCCCGCCGAGGTGCTCCGGCTGCTCGACGCCTTCGTCCGCACCTTCGACGAGGCGGCCTTCACGACCTGCGCGTACGTCCGCTACGACCCGGAGTCCCGGCGGCTGAGCGCCGCGACCGCCGGCCACGTGCCGCCGCTGGTGCTGGAGGCGGACGGCACCGGCGCGTACCTCGACCTGGACCCGGGCGTCCCGCTGGGCGCGGGCACGATGCGCCAGGGGTTCTCCGTCGACCACGTCTCCGGGCTCGCCGTCGACGCGACCGTCGTGCTGCTCACCGACGGCGTGCTGGGGGCGGGGGTCGACGACGGGCTCGCCCGCGTGCGCGCGGCCGCCGCGGGAGCCGCGGGGGGCGGGGCGGAGGCCGTCGCCACCGCGGTGGCGGCTGTGGCGGCTCCCGGAGCCGCGGACGACGTCGCCCTCGTCGCCATGCGGGCCCGGTCGCAGTCGCCCACGTCGGAGGACGGCACCCGCTCGCTCGACGTCGAGCTGCCGCCGAGCGTCCACGCCGCGCGCGTGGCCCGCGCCCGGGTGCTCGCGGCCCTCGCCGACTGGGGGCACGGCGGCTCGGACGACGCCGGCGGCCCGGGGGCGTTCGAGGCCGTGGACGCCGTGGTGCTGCTGACCGACGAGCTCGTCACCAACGCGGTGCTGCACGCGCAGTCCGCGCTGCGCCTGCAGCTGCAGGGCCGGCGCGACGTGCTGCGGGTCTCCGTCACGGACGAGAGCCCCCGGCTCCCCGCTCCGCGCCACCAGGAGCCGATGGCCGAGGGCGGGCGCGGGCTGCGCCTCGTCGAGCTGCTCGCCTCGCGCTGGGGCGTCGACCCGCTGCCGCTCGGCAAGCGGATCTGGTTCGAGGTCGACCTCGCGGCTGGCTAG
- a CDS encoding alpha-amylase family protein, with amino-acid sequence MADRWYRNAVVYSLDVHTFQDSDDDGVGDLVGLTERLDYLARLGATALWLNPVHPSPGRDGGYDITDHYEVDPAIGTLGDFAELLNQADSRGMRVVLDLVVNHTSSEHPWFRSASTDPDSPYRDFYVWSDTEPPARHEGMVFPGVQTETWTYAEGVGRWYHHRFYDFEPDLNIENPVVRREILKIAAFWVRLGVAGFRIDAAPFVVELTRPDRADGEHDHDFYTELRQHLSWRRGDVLLLAEANVPEEEQLRYFSSGGSEADRIQMLFSFDLDAAAMVSLARQDATAVEDALRAVPQLPRHGQWATFLRNHDEVDLSTLPEDARRDVFAAFGPDPDMQVYGRGIRRRLAPMLGGDRRRLEMAYSLQFALPGTPVLRYGDEIGMGEDLALPQREAIRTPMQWSGGPGAGFSRSEHLVKPLVSDEEFAPDRVNVADQRRDPASLLQWFERMLHTLRECAEIGTGRHEVVELGDGAPRSVLAHRARGASGDIVFLHNLADEPAAVDLSALGETAVEVLGADGAGQGSTVELAEVALGGYGYRWLRLSGLLG; translated from the coding sequence ATGGCCGACCGCTGGTACCGCAACGCCGTCGTGTACAGCCTCGACGTGCACACCTTCCAGGACAGCGACGACGACGGCGTCGGGGACCTGGTGGGGCTGACCGAGCGGCTGGACTACCTCGCCCGGCTCGGCGCGACCGCGCTGTGGCTCAACCCCGTCCACCCCTCGCCCGGGCGGGACGGCGGCTACGACATCACCGACCACTACGAGGTGGACCCGGCGATCGGGACGCTCGGCGACTTCGCCGAGCTGCTCAACCAGGCCGACTCGCGCGGGATGCGCGTCGTGCTCGACCTCGTCGTCAACCACACGAGCAGCGAGCACCCGTGGTTCCGGTCGGCGTCGACCGACCCCGACTCGCCGTACCGCGACTTCTACGTCTGGTCCGACACCGAGCCGCCCGCCCGCCACGAGGGCATGGTCTTCCCCGGCGTGCAGACGGAGACCTGGACCTACGCGGAGGGCGTGGGGCGGTGGTACCACCACCGGTTCTACGACTTCGAGCCCGACCTCAACATCGAGAACCCCGTCGTCCGCCGGGAGATCCTCAAGATCGCGGCGTTCTGGGTGCGGCTCGGCGTCGCGGGCTTCCGGATCGATGCGGCACCCTTCGTGGTCGAGCTGACCCGGCCCGACCGCGCCGACGGCGAGCACGACCACGACTTCTACACCGAGCTGCGCCAGCACCTGTCGTGGCGCCGCGGGGACGTGCTCCTGCTCGCCGAGGCCAACGTGCCGGAGGAGGAGCAGCTGCGCTACTTCTCCTCGGGCGGCAGCGAGGCCGACCGGATCCAGATGCTGTTCTCCTTCGACCTCGACGCCGCCGCGATGGTGTCGCTCGCACGGCAGGACGCGACCGCTGTCGAGGACGCGCTGCGCGCGGTGCCGCAGCTGCCGCGCCACGGGCAGTGGGCGACGTTCCTGCGCAACCACGACGAGGTCGACCTCTCCACGCTGCCCGAGGACGCCCGGCGCGACGTCTTCGCCGCCTTCGGTCCCGACCCCGACATGCAGGTCTACGGCCGCGGCATCCGGCGCCGGCTCGCGCCGATGCTCGGCGGCGACCGGCGCCGGCTGGAGATGGCCTACAGCCTGCAGTTCGCGCTGCCGGGGACGCCGGTCCTGCGCTACGGCGACGAGATCGGGATGGGCGAGGACCTCGCGCTGCCCCAGCGGGAGGCGATCCGTACGCCCATGCAGTGGAGCGGCGGCCCCGGCGCCGGGTTCTCCCGCTCGGAGCACCTCGTCAAGCCGCTGGTGAGCGACGAGGAGTTTGCCCCCGACCGCGTCAACGTCGCGGACCAGCGGCGCGACCCCGCCTCCCTGCTGCAGTGGTTCGAGCGGATGCTCCACACGCTGCGCGAGTGCGCCGAGATCGGGACCGGGCGCCACGAGGTCGTCGAGCTCGGCGACGGGGCGCCGCGCAGCGTGCTCGCCCACCGCGCGCGCGGCGCCTCCGGCGACATCGTCTTCCTCCACAACCTCGCCGACGAGCCCGCCGCGGTCGACCTCTCCGCGCTCGGGGAGACGGCGGTCGAGGTGCTCGGCGCCGACGGGGCCGGGCAGGGGAGCACCGTCGAGCTCGCCGAGGTCGCGCTCGGGGGCTACGGCTACCGCTGGCTGCGCCTGTCCGGGCTGCTCGGCTGA
- the rsgA gene encoding ribosome small subunit-dependent GTPase A: protein MAGRGRELDEDDVRVRPGRGKSRPRTKDRPAHEAAAAGFVTAVDRGRYTCRLPDASVVTAMRARELGRKGVAVGDDVALVGDLAGGPDALARIVRVEPRRTVLRRTADDTDPVERVLVANADQLVVVTSTTSPEPRPRLLDRCLVAAYDAGLVPLLCITKVDLEPPDALLAAYGALEVPWVAVRRSEGVEELRARLQGRASVLVGHSGVGKSTLVNALTGAVRTTGSVNDVTGRGRHTSTSAVALELPGGEGWVIDTPGVRSFGLAHVDPTRVVAAFPDLAGGLEECPRGCTHDEPECALDAWVATGASSPARLESLRRLLRSRTEAV from the coding sequence GTGGCCGGGAGGGGGCGCGAGCTCGACGAGGACGACGTCCGCGTACGCCCGGGCCGCGGCAAGTCGCGCCCGCGCACGAAGGACCGGCCGGCGCACGAGGCGGCGGCCGCCGGGTTCGTGACCGCCGTCGACCGCGGCCGCTACACCTGCCGGCTGCCCGACGCCTCGGTCGTCACCGCCATGCGCGCCCGCGAGCTCGGGCGCAAGGGCGTGGCCGTCGGGGACGACGTCGCGCTCGTGGGCGACCTCGCCGGCGGGCCGGACGCGCTCGCGCGGATCGTCCGCGTCGAGCCGCGGCGCACCGTCCTGCGCCGCACGGCCGACGACACCGACCCGGTGGAGCGCGTCCTCGTCGCCAACGCCGACCAGCTCGTCGTCGTCACGTCGACCACCTCCCCCGAGCCCCGCCCGCGGCTGCTCGACCGGTGCCTGGTCGCGGCGTACGACGCGGGGCTCGTCCCGCTGCTCTGCATCACCAAGGTCGACCTCGAGCCGCCGGACGCCCTGCTGGCGGCGTACGGCGCGCTCGAGGTGCCGTGGGTGGCCGTGCGCCGCAGCGAGGGCGTCGAGGAGCTCCGCGCGCGCCTCCAGGGGCGAGCGAGCGTCCTCGTCGGGCACTCGGGCGTCGGCAAGTCCACGCTCGTCAACGCGCTGACCGGCGCCGTGCGCACGACGGGGTCGGTCAACGACGTGACGGGCCGCGGGCGGCACACCTCCACCTCCGCGGTCGCGCTGGAGCTGCCCGGCGGCGAGGGGTGGGTCATCGACACTCCCGGCGTCCGCAGCTTCGGGCTCGCGCACGTCGACCCGACGCGGGTGGTGGCGGCCTTCCCGGACCTCGCGGGCGGGCTGGAGGAGTGCCCGCGCGGCTGCACCCACGACGAGCCCGAGTGCGCGCTCGACGCCTGGGTCGCGACGGGCGCGAGCTCCCCCGCCCGGCTCGAGTCGCTGCGCCGCCTGCTCCGCAGCCGCACCGAGGCGGTCTAG
- the ppgK gene encoding polyphosphate--glucose phosphotransferase, whose translation MAQEQQARPLTGTALGVDIGGSGIKGAPVDLATGAFLAERVRIPTPQPATPEAVAATVGEVTRSFDWTGPLGCTVPAVVRGGVARSAANIDPSWIGTDVVTLVSGATGAGPVLAVNDADAAGFAEVAYGAAKGRDGVVIVVTLGTGIGTAVISDGRLLPNTELGHLELDGHDAERKAADSAREREDLSWKEWGHRLQRYFSHLEMLFSPSLFVVGGGVSKKADKFLPLLELETEIVPAALRNDAGIVGAALLAAQLPGGAPEAGGAPSALEPGGA comes from the coding sequence ATGGCCCAGGAGCAGCAGGCACGTCCCCTGACCGGCACCGCGCTGGGCGTCGACATCGGCGGCAGCGGGATCAAGGGCGCGCCGGTCGACCTGGCCACCGGCGCCTTCCTCGCCGAGCGCGTCCGCATCCCCACGCCGCAGCCCGCGACGCCCGAGGCCGTCGCCGCGACGGTCGGCGAGGTCACCCGCTCGTTCGACTGGACGGGACCGCTCGGCTGCACCGTCCCCGCCGTCGTGCGCGGCGGGGTCGCCCGCAGCGCCGCCAACATCGACCCCAGCTGGATCGGCACCGACGTGGTCACGCTGGTCTCCGGCGCGACCGGTGCCGGACCGGTGCTCGCGGTCAACGACGCGGACGCCGCCGGCTTCGCCGAGGTGGCGTACGGCGCGGCGAAGGGCCGCGACGGCGTCGTCATCGTCGTCACCCTCGGGACCGGCATCGGCACGGCGGTCATCTCGGACGGGCGGCTGCTCCCCAACACCGAGCTCGGGCACCTCGAGCTCGACGGCCACGACGCCGAGCGCAAGGCGGCCGACTCGGCCCGCGAGCGCGAGGACCTCTCGTGGAAGGAGTGGGGGCACCGCCTGCAGCGCTACTTCTCCCACCTGGAGATGCTCTTCTCGCCGTCGCTGTTCGTCGTCGGCGGCGGCGTGAGCAAGAAGGCCGACAAGTTCCTCCCCCTGCTCGAGCTCGAGACGGAGATCGTGCCGGCGGCGCTGCGCAACGACGCCGGGATCGTCGGCGCGGCGCTGCTCGCCGCCCAGCTGCCCGGCGGGGCGCCGGAGGCGGGGGGCGCGCCGAGCGCGCTCGAGCCCGGCGGGGCGTGA
- a CDS encoding inositol monophosphatase family protein codes for MPSPHLDDSDDRDDRVDDLALAHAVADACDAITLARFRALDLQVSAKPDATPVSDADTAAERAARELLARERPGDAVHGEEYADTGSGPRRWVLDPIDGTKNYVRGVPVWATLVALALDGEVVVSVVSAPALGRRWWAARGTGAYAGTGPADGTRLAVSQVARLADASVSYSDLVGWGERRGAWLGVLDGAWRTRAYGDFWSYALLAEGVVDAAAEPDVALHDLAALDLLVREAGGRFTDLTGRPGPGHGSALASNGLLHDALLARLA; via the coding sequence GTGCCCTCCCCCCACCTCGACGACAGCGACGACCGCGACGACCGCGTGGACGACCTCGCCCTGGCCCACGCCGTCGCGGACGCCTGCGACGCCATCACGCTGGCGCGCTTCCGGGCGCTCGACCTCCAGGTGAGCGCGAAGCCCGACGCGACCCCCGTCTCGGACGCGGACACCGCCGCGGAGCGCGCCGCGCGCGAGCTGCTCGCCCGGGAGCGGCCCGGCGACGCGGTCCACGGCGAGGAGTACGCCGACACCGGCAGCGGGCCGCGCCGCTGGGTGCTCGACCCCATCGACGGGACCAAGAACTACGTGCGGGGCGTGCCGGTCTGGGCGACGCTCGTCGCGCTCGCCCTCGACGGCGAGGTCGTCGTGTCGGTGGTCTCGGCGCCCGCGCTCGGCCGCCGCTGGTGGGCGGCGCGAGGCACCGGCGCGTACGCCGGCACGGGTCCTGCGGACGGCACGCGCCTCGCGGTCTCGCAGGTGGCGCGGCTCGCGGACGCGTCGGTGTCGTACTCCGACCTCGTCGGCTGGGGCGAGCGGCGCGGGGCGTGGCTCGGCGTGCTGGACGGGGCGTGGCGCACCCGGGCCTACGGCGACTTCTGGTCCTACGCCCTGCTCGCCGAGGGCGTCGTCGACGCTGCGGCCGAGCCCGACGTCGCGCTCCACGACCTGGCGGCGCTCGACCTGCTCGTGCGGGAGGCCGGCGGCCGCTTCACCGACCTCACCGGACGTCCCGGCCCCGGCCACGGCAGCGCGCTCGCGAGCAACGGGCTGCTCCACGACGCGCTGCTCGCCCGGCTGGCCTGA